ACGCcagtatttaaaaattattaaattctGTGTCGGTTATAAGAGACATTAAATGTTAAcgtcggttaaaagcgacaTAGACAGTTTATGACGTTTAAAACCGACAATAAATCCGACGCCATGTTCAGATGGTGTCGCAAATGTCTTTTCCGCCACCGACACAATAAGACCATTTTGTAGTAGTGAGTTTTACataaagtttaccaaacacctgaacattttttttttgttaaaagcacttgtacaataaaagtttaccaaacacttaattactttattttacagctgatTAGTTTTACAGCACGGTAGAAGCagtattttttaaaaagcacagcaataccaaactagcccgtaatcctaatatatctctaattaaaaaaaaaaaaaaaaaactttctacTTCCACattctcttaaaaaaatttctcacacactttgtgtatgCCTATATGCTagtaatatatatgtaaacGTGAGAAACATATGAACTTAGTTTCTGGACAAATTATCAACCGTTTGACTTCGCCATCTTTGAAAGTTTGAACATGGACTAAAACCTGATTCAAACAAACATGGAACGTTGAACCCTACAGTACTTTTCGGACAAACAAATTCCTGCCCAATGATCCATGCATTGTTCCGTGTGGTTTTGTTTTACCATAGAGAGAATGAGCTTATTTCTTGTTTACGAATAACGTATTTTGATTATACAAATTTTTTAATAGGAATTGTTTAActttttaatctttatttgcagatcattcttacaaaaatcatttcaatcgtAGATCATATAGTTACTAAAATGTATAGAATAAATCGATGGTGCAAGATCATGAAACATATTTATGATGAAAAGTTCATTTTATTTGATACCTTTGGAAAGATCtccaattcaaatgatttttttttttttttttgcatgaagAAGAAATTTATTAAAGCTTAAAACATCTAATACAACCGTTTCCCATACAATCAAATTTAAAAGCCTCCATAGTTGAAGTTGGAAGACAAAAAATCCTAAAAATGTGGGTTGGCAACAATGAGGCCCACATGAGCTAATGCGTCTGCCACAAAATTAGCTTCCcaataaatatgcttctaaCTGATATGCTGAAATTCAGAAGCTAACCATTTGATGTCCTCTATCATAGGTTTAAGATGCCAAAGAGGCATCCAAACATCTTGCATCACTTGGATGACAAGCTTAGAATCCCCTTCCACCATCAACTTCTTCACACCTTTGTGCCTAGCGAGCAAAAGCCCTTCCTTTAAAGCAATGGCCTCCGCAACCAAAATGGTGGCGCCATCAAGGTTCAAAGCCCCTGTACCAACATGTTGCCCCTCCTCATTTCTAAGAACAAAAGCAGCTGCAGAGCGATCCAAACTAACCGACTCATCAAAGTTTAATTTTACATAGCCATGGAGAGAAGGATGCCAACAAATGGGGTGTTGGTGGCAAGGATCACCCCTAGAGATCTTCTTACAATTAACCTTAAAAAAAGATAAGCCTACACTTGTGGCAATGGAGATACTCCTAGCCGGATTAAGAATCATACTTCTAAAAACTTTATTATTCCTATCATTCCATATTTGCCAACAATTCAAAATAGCTTTACTAAGATCACTCAAATCATTGCATTCAACATTGTCAATTAGTTCCATCCAATCTAACACATTATTAAACTGAGTCAAATTATTCTTCCAAGGACCTACTGGAGAGAGGTTCCACATTTCTTTAGCATGCTCGCAATTAAGAAAAAGATGATTTTGAGTCTCATCCTCATTGCCACACTTAGGGCACAATTTGTCAatattttgaataaatttaCTCAATCTCATCCTAGTATGAAGTTTTTCATGAGTAAAAACCCATGCAAAATTTTTTACCTTCGGAGGTATCATTAACccatacaaatttttttacctttGGAGGTATCATTAACTTCCATATGTTCTTAAAGGGCTTCTGCCTTTTAACTTCTTGATTATTATTACTCTGAATCTAAGTCGCTGACTTGATTGAGAACTCACCAGCAGAGGAGTGTTCCCACACGAAATTGTCACTTTTATTTTGAAGGGAAATAGGCACCATACAAATTTTCCTCACAACATCTAGGTCCAACACTTGGGACAGACGAACACTATCCcaacttttattattaataaactCACTCACTTTAGTGTCCCAATTTATGTTCTGTCGTTGATTTTCAGGAATCAGTTGGAACAATAGATAAGGAAAAACCCAATGATGGGTCCAAAAAAGTATATCCTCACCATTACCCATAACCCATCTAATTCCCCTGTTAATAACATGTCTACTATTCAAAATCCCTTTCTAGGCCAAAGAGTGGTTCTGCTTAACTTtgcaactaaaaaaaatcatccttCTTTATGTACTTTCTTTTAACAATTTGCACCCACCAATTGTTATCATCCTTTAAAACTTTCCATCCTAACTTAGCCAAACATGCATTATTGAAATGATCCACTATTCTTACACCCAACCCCCTCTGATCCTTAGAAGTACACAATTTTTTTCCAAGCCATAGGTTTTAACTTCCTATCTCTCCCCCAAAAGAAGTCCATACACTCATTGTTTAAGTTCTAAGTTACTCAAATAGGACATTTAAAGCAAGACATGATATGACTCGGCATACTAGATAAGTTGGACTTAATGAGAGTTAGTCTTCCTACCTTAGAGAGAGTATTAGCCTTCCACCCAGCAAGCTTTTAATTAACTCTTCTGATTAATTCACATTCATTCACTAGATCTTTTCAAAACACAATATTATGAATGCCCAGATATTTGCCGATGGTGGTTTTATGTTGAATATGTAAAACATTCACAATAGCATTTCTAGTTTGGGCATTagtattttttgaaaaataaagtgAGGATTTGTGAAAATTTACCTTTTGACCCAAAGCTTTGGCAAACATATTAAGAACATGAAGTACATTCCTAGCACCTTTTGTAGTTGCCCTAGCAAATAACAAACAATCCTCTGCAAAAACTAGATTTGATGTTCTAAATCCACTAGGAGAGGACATAATACCAATATGCGATGTAGGGGTAGTGGCCATTTCGTTAAAGTGTCTAATTAACGGTTCCATGCAAAGAATGAAAATATAAGGGGATAAAGGATCCCCTTGCCTAATTCCCTTCTTAGGGTAAAAGTAACCATGGGTAGAACCATTAATTAAAATCGAGAAGGAAGTTGAAGTAATGCATTCCATAATTAAGTTTACCCATCTTTCCGCAAAACCAAATCTAAAAATCACTTACCTGATATACTCCCAATTAAGATAATCATATGCTTTTTCTAAATCCAGTTTTATTCCCATTGCTCTAGTCCTTCCTTTCTTACTTTTGAAACTAGAAAACATTTCATGCGCAATCAAAATATTATTATGAATAGAACATCCCGGAGAAAATGCCCCTTGGTTTCCAGATATGCAATGGTCGATAAGTGGCTTTAACCTTTTAATGATGATTTTCGTGATGATTTTATAGCTCACATTGCAAAGACTAATTGGTTTATAATTACTTACCACCTCAGGATTTTCCACTTTTGGGATGAGGGCAATGTTGGTATGATCAATAAGCCTCAGGATAGTACAATTTTCAAAGAATTCCTTAACCATAACACTCACCGAATCTTTGATTATATCCCAACATTCATGACCAATTCCATTCGGACCTGCTGCTTTCAGTGCACCAATTCTTTTAACTGCATCCCATATTTCTATATTTTCAATGGGCTTGAGTAGAAGTTCATTGTGATGGTTGTCAATACAAGGATCAATAATATATGCAATAGAAGAGATATCCATAAGAGTAGGGGGAAAATCACAAGAAAACTGCAATTTAAAGTCCTGCACAAAAGCCTGTTCTAGACCCTCACCCTCATTCCACCAAAACCCATAACTATCCTTAATCTTTCgaatttcatttctttgtttctttttcaaacaATTGCCACCGTTTGGAAATACCTTGTGTTCTTATCACCTAATTGCAGCCAATTGACTTTAGTTTTCTGCGTCCACATGACTTTTTCTTGTTGAATTAAGTTCCTCACCAAGCTTTATTTCTAAATCAATCTCTGAATCAACATTTTGGTTTTTCATGATGGTTTCTTGCACCTTAGCAAGGTCCCCAAGGATTTTTTCCTGATGCTCCTTTAAATTACCAAAAGTTGTTTTATTCCAACCTTTAATCAGATATTTGAAAGTCCCAGCACATGCCCTAAAAGTCTCAATGGGACCAAACACTTCATTGCATCGCTAGGCATTCTTAACAAAATCCTTAAAATCAGGATAAAGAAGCCACATAGCTTCAAATCTAAAGGGATAATTATTCTTATAatgattttttaaattgtaGGTTAAGAGAATAGGTCCATGGTCAGACCCATAAATTGGGTAGTTATGCAAGTTATAGTTCGGGTTCTCATTTAACCAATAAGTATTAGTTATAGCCCTATCAAGTCTCTCATAAATTCTGTTGTTATCAACTTGGTTATTGCACCAAGTAAAAGGGACACCAGAAGCATTTAGAGATAAAAGGTTTCCTCTGTTTAAAAAATTGATGAACCTGGTCATATATGAAGTTAGCTTGGCAACCTCCTTTCTTCTTAGTTATGTCTACTATATTATTGAAATCCCCCATTAAGCACCACGATTTATTCTTAGGGTCTAGTTTAAGAATATCCTCCCACAATTCCAACTACAACTATTTTTAGGAAAAGCATACACAAATGTAAAAAACTGATCTTGATTAGAACAAGGATCATTCACTAAGCAATGCAAATAACGACAAGTAGAAGTGATAACAGTAACTACAACCTTGGACGAGTTCCATATTAAACATAGACCACCAGCCCTACCAGTAGGGCTACAACTAAATATCTTATCAAAAAACCTTCCATAAAGTTTCCCTGGACCTTCTCCACATCAATTTTAGTTTCCATTAAACAGAAAAGGTCCACCTTAACGCTAGCacacaaaagattaaaattactTCTAAAATCAGGTCTTCCAAGACCCCTACAATTCCAAGTCATGCACTTCATTAATCTATCTCTTTAAGCAAATTCTTGTAGCTCGatatttcttctccaatctccTCATGGACTTTTTTACTTGGACATAACACTCTCATACTTGGCCTAAGGGAGGATATCGCAGCTTCTGTCGCCATAATGGATGCCACAACATCCCCCACAAGCCTACTTCCCTCCCCCACATTCCTACTTTCTTCCTGAATCACTACATCGTGACGATTAAACATACAATTACGAGCAAACATATTCAGCCAAGCTAAATTCCAGCACACAAAATTCTCACAGcaataaacaattaaaatagTACCAATAAAATCAATCTATAATTGATTATCCATCAACATATTACCCAAATAAAACCAAACAATATTAAGTTTATTAATCCTATTAAAAGGACAAGCAAGCCAGGAACTAGTACTCACCTCTTGGATACAGCCAGCACCCTTCTCTGTCCTTCTCCAGTCATGTACCAGCTCCGCTCTCGCAACCCACATCCGCATATCAGTCTCGCCATCCCTAGGTAACTTACAAGCAATCACTAGGAGACAAGCAATCAGATTCAGAGCTCCAAAGCACTACCAAATTGAAGAGCAATTGACTCTAATTTGAAACGCTTGCCCCAAAATACCAACTCTTTCAAGCTTTCCAACTTTAATCAACAACCAAACAGCTAGGAAAAATTTAGATctgaatttcttttccttcctcacAATAACTGAAGAACAAATAACTAGAAACTTAAAAAACTGCAGGCATTCAGATCCCGCAAGAGAAAACCCGAGGACCAAGCCCCAAGACTCCTAATcgagggctggtttggtattgttgtgatttgaaaaaaaactgcttctgttgtactgtgagaataagcagctgtgaaataaagcagcaaagtgtttggtaaacttttttgtaaaagtgcttttgaaaaaaaaaaacagtattatagtgtttggtaaacttttatgtaaaacagatatgaaaaaaagccggtttttcaaaactgggctttgcagcttcttgtttttggctttttttcacccaaaactgtgaaaaaaagctgaagctaaatgtttaccaaacacaaaaacagctcccagctttttttgatatcaacttttttcagaaccacctcagtaccaaaccaggcctgaATACCTCAGCCTTTAAACCCTCTCACCCTTCACGGGAGAGAACACTATATCAATAATTCCCCCTTACCCAAAAGACTAATTTAATAATCGCAAGATTTATCGCAACtggaattgaacgaggacgctcTATAATCCATCGGAAaaccttaaaattaaaaaccactTCCCAAAGGAAAAGTGAGAGGCGCCGCCCCCAACCATTTGGAACCCCAAATCCCAAAAGTAAAAATTAGCTACAATAAAATTTCCATCTTCAACCCAACAAGACAACCATCTGCAAAACAAACTGTAAAAAGCTAGACTAATTTTAAGGTGGCCCAAGTCCAAGGGATTAATCACATATTTATTCCAACGCACATATTTATACGAGTTTGGGAG
This Pyrus communis chromosome 6, drPyrComm1.1, whole genome shotgun sequence DNA region includes the following protein-coding sequences:
- the LOC137736125 gene encoding uncharacterized protein produces the protein MWNLSPVGPWKNNLTQFNNVLDWMELIDNVECNDLSDLSKAILNCWQIWNDRNNKVFRSMILNPARSISIATSVGLSFFKVNCKKISRGDPCHQHPICWHPSLHGYVKLNFDESVSLDRSAAAFVLRNEEGQHVGTGALNLDGATILVAEAIALKEGLLLARHKGVKKLMVEGDSKLVIQVMQDVWMPLWHLKPMIEDIKWLASEFQHIS